In one Polaribacter sp. ALD11 genomic region, the following are encoded:
- a CDS encoding TonB-dependent receptor, with amino-acid sequence MKNFKNLLFVALFFVTATVLGQTKITGTIVDETNQPLPGASVLVKGTTNGTSTDFNGKFSLQVKSNSGVLVVSFIGYKQNEVAFSSSKNNLTIQLLEDAGALDEIVVVSTSFAIDRKTPVAVSTIKAAEIELKLGSQEFPEILKSTPGVYATKAGGGYGDGRINLRGFNSENVAVLINGVPINDMENGRVYWSNWAGLGDVTSAMQVQRGLGASKVAVPSVGGTINIITKTTDIEAGGNIKTSLGNDGYKKFGFTYSTGLNDNGVAVTVSAAKTDGEGYVDGTSFTGFNYFLNVSKEFNDNHKLSLTAFGSKQRHGQRQNRHLIKTFRDSERGRKYNSDWGYKQGQVTSAEDNFYNKPQVSLNHYWNLSEKTFISTAAYVSVGSGGGGGTAGARKFGYDNSDYRIGPLGTINFDKIVEENIANGVAGSESALRASRNDHKWYGILSTLKTDLSDELTLLAGLDYRNYKGIHFTEVTDLLGGQYFADGANVNNPNNKAQVGDKIFYDNDGKVNWLGAFTQLEYAKDNLSGFLSVSLSNTSYQRVDRFLYLDSDPLQTSDKYDFFGFGTKGGANYNFNDNHGVFVNLGYFEKAPYFNSVFANRNNKDVNDDARNQKITSYELGYTYRSEKLTANVNLYRTNWKDRTEVARFQLQSGETAFANILGVGALHQGIELDFRYKTTDKLTFTGMLSLGDWRWGNNVEGVQIYDEANNLVDTVNLYIEDLHVGDAAQTTAALGLNYKISPETTFTLDYNYFADLYAEFDPSDRGTPGSTEAWKVPAYSLFDTAIRHKFKLGSFDTTLTARLNNVFDVKYISDANDRGNSTAMDALVYYGVGRTFNVGAKINF; translated from the coding sequence ATGAAAAATTTTAAAAACTTATTATTTGTAGCTCTGTTTTTTGTAACAGCTACAGTTTTAGGACAAACTAAAATTACTGGTACGATTGTCGATGAAACCAATCAACCATTACCAGGAGCAAGTGTTCTAGTAAAAGGAACAACAAACGGAACATCAACAGACTTTAACGGTAAATTCTCTTTACAGGTAAAATCTAATTCAGGTGTTTTAGTAGTATCTTTTATCGGTTACAAACAAAATGAAGTTGCTTTTTCTTCTTCAAAAAACAATTTAACAATTCAATTATTAGAAGATGCAGGAGCGTTAGATGAGATTGTAGTCGTTTCAACATCATTCGCAATTGATAGAAAAACTCCAGTAGCTGTTTCTACTATCAAAGCGGCAGAAATTGAATTAAAATTAGGGTCTCAAGAGTTTCCTGAAATCTTAAAATCAACTCCAGGTGTATATGCTACCAAAGCAGGTGGGGGTTACGGAGATGGTAGAATTAACTTACGTGGTTTTAACTCAGAAAATGTAGCTGTACTTATTAATGGGGTTCCTATTAATGATATGGAAAACGGTAGAGTTTATTGGTCTAATTGGGCTGGTTTAGGAGATGTTACTTCTGCTATGCAAGTACAAAGAGGTTTAGGAGCATCTAAAGTTGCCGTGCCTTCTGTTGGTGGAACAATAAACATTATAACCAAAACAACAGATATTGAAGCTGGTGGAAACATTAAAACTAGTCTAGGTAATGATGGTTATAAAAAATTCGGATTTACATATTCTACAGGGTTAAATGACAATGGAGTTGCTGTTACTGTTTCTGCCGCTAAAACAGACGGAGAAGGTTATGTAGATGGTACATCTTTTACAGGGTTTAACTATTTTTTAAATGTTTCGAAAGAATTTAATGATAATCATAAATTATCATTAACAGCATTTGGTTCTAAACAACGTCATGGTCAAAGACAAAATAGACACCTTATCAAAACTTTTAGAGATAGTGAAAGAGGTAGAAAATATAATTCTGATTGGGGTTATAAGCAAGGTCAAGTAACAAGTGCAGAAGATAACTTTTATAATAAACCTCAAGTATCTTTAAATCATTATTGGAACCTTAGTGAGAAAACATTTATTTCTACTGCTGCATACGTATCTGTTGGTTCAGGTGGTGGTGGTGGTACAGCAGGTGCTAGAAAATTTGGTTATGACAATAGTGATTATAGAATTGGACCATTAGGAACAATTAATTTTGATAAGATTGTTGAAGAAAACATTGCAAATGGTGTAGCTGGTTCAGAATCTGCTTTAAGAGCTTCAAGAAATGACCATAAATGGTACGGGATACTTTCTACCTTAAAAACAGATTTATCTGACGAGTTAACTCTTTTAGCTGGTTTAGATTACAGAAATTATAAAGGAATTCACTTTACAGAAGTTACAGATTTATTAGGAGGTCAATACTTTGCAGATGGTGCAAATGTTAACAATCCAAATAATAAAGCTCAAGTTGGAGATAAAATATTTTATGATAACGACGGAAAAGTTAATTGGTTAGGAGCATTTACTCAATTAGAATATGCAAAAGATAATTTATCAGGATTCTTATCTGTATCATTATCTAATACTTCATACCAAAGGGTAGACCGTTTTTTATATTTAGATTCAGATCCTTTACAAACATCAGACAAGTATGACTTTTTTGGTTTCGGAACAAAAGGTGGAGCTAACTATAACTTCAATGACAATCATGGTGTATTTGTAAACTTAGGATATTTTGAAAAAGCACCTTACTTTAACTCAGTTTTTGCAAACAGAAATAACAAAGATGTTAATGATGATGCAAGAAATCAAAAAATTACAAGTTACGAATTAGGATATACGTACAGAAGTGAAAAACTAACTGCAAACGTTAACTTATACAGAACAAACTGGAAAGATAGAACAGAAGTTGCTCGTTTTCAATTACAAAGTGGAGAAACAGCTTTTGCTAATATTTTAGGGGTTGGAGCTCTTCACCAAGGAATTGAATTAGACTTCCGTTATAAAACAACAGATAAATTAACCTTTACAGGTATGTTATCTTTAGGAGACTGGAGATGGGGTAACAATGTTGAGGGTGTTCAAATTTACGATGAGGCAAATAACTTAGTTGATACTGTTAATTTATATATTGAAGATTTACACGTTGGAGATGCAGCGCAAACAACTGCAGCATTAGGATTAAATTACAAAATATCTCCTGAGACAACATTTACTTTAGATTATAACTATTTTGCAGATTTATATGCAGAATTTGACCCAAGTGATAGAGGTACACCAGGATCTACTGAAGCATGGAAAGTGCCAGCATACAGTTTATTCGATACAGCAATTAGACACAAATTTAAATTAGGTAGCTTCGATACGACACTTACTGCAAGGTTAAACAATGTATTTGATGTAAAATATATTTCAGATGCTAACGACAGAGGTAACTCTACAGCAATGGACGCTTTAGTTTATTATGGTGTTGGTAGAACATTTAATGTTGGAGCAAAAATTAATTTTTAA
- the pgi gene encoding glucose-6-phosphate isomerase, whose product MALKNINPTKTQAWEKLTDHFNKNKEIRIKDLCKDINRQENFSLELGDLSVDFSKNRITEETISLLVELAKEVDLKDAVEKQFSGEVINVTEGREVLHTALRSTSDEPVLVDGKNIKPQIQAALRKIRSFSNKVISGKWKGYTGKSITDVVNIGIGGSDLGPDMVVESLQYYKNQLTTHFVSNVDGDHVSEIMKKLNPETTLFIIVSKTFTTQETITNAETLKNWFLKSATIFDIPKHFVAVSTNLEAVDNFGVDKANVFPMWNWVGGRFSLWSAVGLSISLSVGFDNYRALLDGAEEMDLHYRNADLDKNIPVILALLSVWYNNFYGAETEAVLPYTQYLKKLPDYLQQAIMESNGKGVDRNGDKIDYQTGTIVWGSTGTNMQHAFMQLVHQGTKLIPADFIGYKESLYGLTDHHKKLMANYYGQIEALAFGKTKEEVHLELKFAGNENKIAKLLPFKVFEGNRPSNSIVFNKLTPRSLGKLIALYEHKIYTQGILWNIYSYDQFGVELGKELAKKILNK is encoded by the coding sequence ATGGCTTTAAAAAACATCAATCCAACCAAAACACAAGCTTGGGAAAAACTTACAGATCACTTTAATAAAAATAAAGAGATTCGTATTAAAGATTTGTGTAAAGACATAAATAGACAAGAAAATTTTTCTTTAGAACTAGGTGATTTATCAGTAGATTTTTCAAAAAATAGAATTACCGAAGAAACTATTTCTTTGTTGGTGGAATTGGCAAAAGAAGTTGATTTAAAAGATGCTGTAGAAAAACAATTTTCTGGTGAAGTAATTAACGTTACTGAAGGTAGAGAGGTTTTACACACCGCTTTAAGAAGTACTTCAGATGAACCTGTTTTAGTTGATGGGAAAAACATAAAACCACAAATACAGGCAGCTTTAAGAAAAATAAGAAGCTTTAGTAATAAAGTTATTTCTGGAAAGTGGAAAGGATATACAGGTAAATCTATTACAGATGTTGTAAACATTGGTATTGGAGGTTCAGATTTAGGTCCAGATATGGTGGTAGAGTCTCTTCAGTATTATAAAAATCAATTAACTACACATTTTGTATCTAATGTAGATGGAGACCATGTTTCTGAAATAATGAAGAAACTAAATCCGGAAACTACATTGTTTATAATTGTATCTAAAACATTTACAACGCAAGAAACCATTACAAATGCAGAAACGCTTAAAAACTGGTTTTTAAAATCTGCTACAATTTTTGATATTCCGAAACACTTTGTGGCGGTTTCTACAAATTTAGAAGCAGTAGATAATTTCGGGGTAGATAAAGCAAACGTTTTTCCTATGTGGAACTGGGTTGGTGGTCGTTTTTCTTTGTGGTCTGCAGTTGGTTTGTCTATTAGTTTATCTGTAGGTTTCGATAATTACAGAGCTTTATTAGATGGTGCAGAAGAAATGGATTTGCATTATAGAAACGCCGATTTAGATAAGAATATTCCTGTAATTTTAGCTTTACTAAGTGTTTGGTATAATAACTTTTACGGTGCAGAAACAGAGGCAGTTTTACCTTACACACAATATTTGAAAAAACTACCAGATTATTTACAACAAGCAATTATGGAAAGTAATGGTAAAGGTGTAGATAGAAATGGGGATAAAATAGATTATCAAACAGGTACTATCGTTTGGGGAAGTACAGGTACAAATATGCAGCACGCATTTATGCAATTGGTACATCAAGGAACAAAATTAATTCCTGCAGATTTTATTGGTTATAAAGAGTCGTTATACGGTTTAACAGATCATCATAAGAAATTAATGGCAAATTATTACGGTCAAATTGAAGCCTTAGCTTTTGGTAAAACAAAAGAAGAAGTGCATTTAGAGTTAAAATTTGCTGGTAATGAAAATAAAATAGCAAAACTACTACCGTTTAAAGTTTTTGAAGGAAATAGACCAAGTAATTCTATTGTTTTTAACAAACTTACGCCACGTTCTCTAGGTAAGTTAATTGCATTATATGAACATAAAATTTATACTCAAGGAATTTTATGGAATATTTATAGTTACGATCAGTTCGGAGTAGAATTAGGGAAAGAATTGGCGAAAAAAATATTGAATAAGTAG
- a CDS encoding peptidoglycan DD-metalloendopeptidase family protein, producing MKKVIYLLLVLFAFSACKNDEKIKEPTLKPKPEPKPVYKYGFKIADYKVVLDTIKSGESFGVILDRHHVGYPKINEIAGSIKDVFDVRRVRAGKPYMILSSKDSLEEAKVFIYKNDKIRATVVNFKDSIIEAYSYLQPIKTVERIVEGEIYSNLSNAMDSLHLSPNITYAVADIYAWTLDFYKLQKGDSFKLIFEEKFINDSLFAGYGDIKSAVFKHNNQDLYAFRFVADSINGIAEYYDEKGNMLRSQFLKSPIKFQYRISSRYNLKRRIAYYGNRIKPHKGTDFAANIGTPIIATASGTVVESTRRGGNGKFVKIKHNSTYSTQYLHMKTRKVKKGQYVKQGDVIGLVGMTGNSGGPHVCYRFWKHGKQVDPLSPKTKLPEAEPLKESLKPRFLEFMYLLKNQLDKNIPQIKEPTVITEVIAQN from the coding sequence TTGAAAAAAGTAATCTACCTCTTATTAGTGCTTTTCGCGTTTTCTGCTTGCAAAAACGATGAGAAAATTAAAGAACCAACTCTAAAGCCAAAACCGGAACCAAAACCGGTTTATAAATACGGTTTTAAAATAGCCGATTATAAAGTTGTTTTAGATACAATAAAAAGTGGAGAAAGTTTTGGTGTTATTTTAGATAGACATCATGTTGGTTACCCTAAAATTAATGAAATTGCAGGCTCAATAAAAGATGTTTTTGATGTTCGAAGAGTAAGAGCAGGTAAACCTTACATGATTTTATCTAGTAAAGATTCTTTAGAGGAAGCCAAAGTTTTTATATACAAAAATGATAAAATTAGAGCAACGGTTGTTAATTTTAAAGATTCGATAATTGAAGCTTATTCTTATCTTCAACCTATAAAAACAGTAGAAAGAATTGTAGAAGGAGAAATTTATTCAAACCTTTCTAATGCAATGGATAGTTTGCATTTGTCCCCAAACATAACGTATGCTGTTGCAGATATTTATGCTTGGACGTTAGATTTTTATAAACTTCAAAAAGGAGATTCTTTTAAACTTATTTTCGAAGAAAAATTTATAAACGATAGTCTTTTTGCTGGTTATGGCGATATTAAATCTGCTGTTTTTAAGCATAATAATCAAGATTTGTATGCTTTTCGATTTGTTGCAGATTCTATAAATGGTATTGCAGAGTATTATGATGAAAAAGGAAATATGTTAAGAAGTCAGTTCTTAAAAAGCCCTATAAAATTTCAGTATAGAATATCATCTAGGTATAATTTAAAAAGAAGAATTGCTTATTATGGTAATAGAATAAAACCTCATAAAGGAACAGATTTTGCAGCTAATATAGGTACACCAATTATAGCAACTGCAAGTGGAACTGTTGTTGAATCTACAAGAAGAGGTGGTAATGGTAAGTTTGTGAAAATTAAACATAATAGTACATATTCTACACAATATTTACATATGAAAACGCGTAAAGTAAAAAAAGGACAATACGTAAAACAAGGAGATGTAATTGGTTTGGTAGGAATGACAGGTAATAGTGGTGGGCCACATGTTTGTTACCGTTTTTGGAAACATGGTAAACAAGTAGATCCATTAAGCCCTAAAACAAAATTACCAGAAGCAGAACCTTTAAAGGAAAGCTTAAAACCAAGATTTTTAGAGTTTATGTATCTTCTAAAAAATCAATTAGATAAAAATATACCACAAATAAAAGAACCTACAGTAATTACAGAAGTAATAGCTCAAAATTAA
- a CDS encoding DUF3108 domain-containing protein — protein MKKYILITFTLVLSITAFAQEKTTAFKSGEWLRYKMSYSGFLRAGTAILEVKETDLHGKKVFHTKGSGWTSGMIKWFFKVDDVYESYFDKGNVKPYVFKRKIDEGGYKKHRITNFDYNSKKAYIQDFIEQTDTTVAFTNIQDMLSSFYYLRNQDVKKMKKGDEIAIDMFMDSQVYPFKLRFLGREVLKTKFGKVNSLIFRPLVQSGRIFKAQESVTIWITDDANKIPIKMKADLSVGSLRAELEAYKGLANNFKKS, from the coding sequence ATGAAAAAATATATCTTAATAACATTTACACTCGTTTTATCTATAACTGCTTTTGCACAAGAAAAGACAACAGCCTTTAAGAGTGGCGAGTGGTTGCGCTATAAAATGAGTTACAGTGGTTTTTTAAGAGCTGGAACTGCGATTTTAGAAGTTAAAGAAACCGATTTACATGGCAAAAAAGTGTTTCATACAAAAGGTTCTGGTTGGACTTCTGGTATGATAAAATGGTTTTTTAAAGTAGACGATGTTTATGAAAGTTATTTTGATAAAGGCAATGTAAAACCCTATGTTTTTAAGAGAAAAATTGATGAAGGTGGTTATAAAAAACATAGAATAACCAATTTCGATTACAATTCAAAAAAAGCATATATTCAAGATTTTATAGAGCAGACAGATACTACGGTTGCATTTACTAACATTCAAGACATGCTTTCTTCCTTTTACTATTTAAGAAATCAAGATGTAAAAAAGATGAAAAAAGGTGATGAAATAGCGATTGATATGTTTATGGATTCTCAAGTATATCCTTTTAAACTTCGTTTTTTAGGAAGAGAAGTTTTAAAAACAAAATTCGGAAAAGTAAACTCTTTAATATTTAGACCCTTAGTGCAATCTGGTAGAATTTTTAAAGCACAAGAAAGTGTAACTATTTGGATTACAGATGATGCAAATAAAATACCAATTAAAATGAAAGCAGATTTATCTGTAGGTTCTTTAAGAGCAGAATTAGAAGCTTATAAAGGTTTAGCTAATAACTTTAAAAAGAGTTAA
- a CDS encoding tryptophan 2,3-dioxygenase family protein, with protein sequence MNKDEILKAIEEKYDKLGVPVDSMLEGLLWSTPITYWDYIQTDALLGLQTPRTTQPDEMVFIMYHQVNELLFKMILWEIDQVAKTTEVSVDKFSMHLGRISRYFDMLCSSFSVMADGMEKEQYLKFRNTLTPASGFQSAQYRKIEFASTELINLIDARFRKDIDRNSSFKNAYNHLYWQAAGKNYTTGQKSTLLNLFEEKYLGEFIHFMEDYNDINLSKKFKELPKEVQQNEDLIKAMRHYDYTVNVKWVMAHYNAAGKYLGGKEKDLEATGGSSWRKYMHPKYQRRIFYPYLWSEEELKNWGTF encoded by the coding sequence ATGAACAAAGACGAAATTTTAAAAGCAATTGAAGAAAAATACGATAAATTAGGTGTTCCTGTAGATTCTATGTTAGAAGGTTTACTTTGGAGTACACCAATTACGTACTGGGATTATATTCAGACAGACGCACTTTTAGGGTTGCAAACACCAAGAACAACACAACCAGATGAAATGGTTTTTATCATGTACCATCAAGTAAATGAGCTGTTGTTTAAAATGATTCTGTGGGAAATAGACCAAGTTGCAAAAACTACAGAAGTTTCTGTAGATAAATTCTCGATGCATTTAGGTAGAATTAGCAGATATTTCGATATGTTGTGCAGTTCTTTTTCTGTAATGGCAGACGGTATGGAGAAAGAGCAATATCTTAAATTTAGAAACACGTTAACCCCTGCAAGTGGTTTTCAAAGTGCACAATACAGAAAAATTGAATTTGCTTCTACAGAATTAATCAATTTAATTGATGCACGTTTTAGAAAAGATATCGATAGAAATTCGTCTTTTAAAAACGCATACAATCATTTATATTGGCAAGCTGCAGGTAAAAATTATACCACTGGTCAGAAATCAACATTGTTAAATCTTTTTGAAGAAAAATATTTAGGAGAATTTATTCATTTTATGGAAGATTATAATGATATTAATCTTTCAAAGAAATTTAAGGAATTGCCAAAAGAGGTGCAACAAAACGAAGATTTAATTAAAGCAATGCGTCACTACGATTATACTGTAAATGTAAAATGGGTAATGGCACATTACAATGCTGCAGGTAAATATTTAGGCGGAAAAGAGAAAGATTTAGAGGCAACTGGCGGAAGTAGCTGGCGAAAATACATGCACCCAAAATACCAGCGAAGAATCTTTTACCCGTATTTATGGAGCGAAGAAGAGTTAAAGAATTGGGGAACATTTTAA
- the hppD gene encoding 4-hydroxyphenylpyruvate dioxygenase codes for MSKKEIKSVEYGLEKIFEGAQDFLPLLGTDYVEFYVGNAKQAAHFYKTAFGFQSHAYRGLETGSKDSVSYVLTQDKIKLMLTTPLNSKSPINDHIVKHGDGVKIVALWVEDARKAYEETTSRGAKSYMEPTVETDEHGEVVRAGIYTYGETVHMFVERKNYNGAFLPGFQKWESEYNPPSAGLKYIDHMVGNVGWNQMDVWVKWYEDVMGFENFLSFDDKQIHTEYSALMSKVMSNGNGRIKFPINEPAKAAKRSQIEEYLDFYEGAGVQHIAVATDDIIKTVSQLKANGVEFLSTPPEEYYRSVPGRLQEFSHELGEDIEKLMALGIMIDADEEGYLLQIFTKPIEDRPTLFFEIIQRMGAKGFGAGNFKALFESIEREQEKRGTL; via the coding sequence ATGAGTAAAAAAGAAATAAAATCAGTAGAATACGGTTTAGAAAAAATATTTGAAGGAGCACAAGATTTCCTTCCATTACTTGGTACAGATTACGTAGAATTTTACGTTGGTAACGCAAAACAAGCAGCACATTTCTATAAAACAGCATTCGGATTTCAATCACACGCATATCGCGGTTTAGAAACGGGTTCTAAAGATTCAGTGAGTTATGTCTTAACGCAAGACAAGATAAAGTTGATGTTAACAACTCCGTTAAATAGCAAATCGCCAATAAACGATCATATTGTAAAACATGGCGATGGTGTAAAAATTGTAGCACTTTGGGTAGAAGATGCTAGAAAAGCTTATGAAGAAACAACTTCTAGAGGTGCAAAATCGTACATGGAACCAACTGTAGAGACAGATGAGCACGGTGAAGTTGTAAGAGCAGGAATTTATACCTACGGAGAAACAGTACACATGTTCGTAGAGCGTAAAAACTACAACGGAGCATTTTTACCAGGTTTCCAAAAGTGGGAATCAGAATACAACCCGCCAAGTGCAGGTTTAAAATACATAGACCACATGGTTGGTAATGTAGGCTGGAATCAAATGGACGTTTGGGTAAAATGGTACGAAGATGTTATGGGCTTTGAAAACTTCTTATCGTTTGATGACAAACAAATTCACACCGAATATTCTGCATTAATGAGTAAGGTAATGTCTAACGGAAACGGTAGAATTAAGTTTCCAATAAACGAGCCAGCAAAAGCTGCAAAGCGTTCTCAAATTGAAGAATATTTAGATTTTTATGAAGGAGCAGGAGTGCAACACATAGCAGTTGCAACCGACGATATTATTAAAACTGTAAGTCAATTAAAAGCAAACGGCGTAGAGTTTTTATCAACGCCTCCAGAAGAATATTACAGATCAGTACCTGGAAGATTACAAGAATTTAGTCACGAATTAGGTGAAGATATCGAAAAGTTAATGGCTTTAGGTATTATGATAGATGCAGATGAAGAAGGGTATTTATTGCAAATTTTCACAAAACCAATAGAAGACAGACCAACCTTGTTTTTCGAAATAATTCAAAGAATGGGAGCCAAAGGTTTTGGAGCAGGAAACTTTAAAGCATTGTTTGAATCTATAGAAAGAGAACAAGAAAAAAGAGGAACGCTTTAG
- a CDS encoding homogentisate 1,2-dioxygenase → MPFYHKLGTIPPKRHTQFRKKDGSLYYEQLFGTIGFDGMSTNSYHEHRPTMVKEIRKQYSVKPKIAKANNIQSYRFRGFQVPPEDDYLESRKIVLTNSDCNIILSAPKKSTTDYFYKNTDADEVIFIHKGTGKLRTHLGNIDFKYGDYLVIPRGIIYKLDFDDENNRLFIVESYSPVYTPKRYRNYFGQLLEHSPFCERDLRRPQELETYNELGDFLIKVKKQGEIIEMIYASHPFDVVGYDGYNFPYAFSIHDFEPITGRIHQPPPVHQTFETNAFVICSFVPRLYDYHPNSIPAPYNHSNIDSDEVLYYVDGDFMSRNDIDQGHISLHPAGIPHGPHPGATERSIGHTKTEELAVMVDTFKPLQVTEEAMKIADEEYYKSWLE, encoded by the coding sequence ATGCCTTTCTATCATAAATTAGGAACAATTCCACCCAAAAGACACACACAGTTTCGTAAAAAAGACGGAAGTTTATATTACGAACAACTTTTTGGTACCATTGGTTTCGACGGAATGTCTACCAACTCATATCATGAACATAGACCAACAATGGTCAAAGAAATTCGCAAGCAATATTCTGTAAAACCGAAAATTGCAAAAGCAAATAATATTCAATCTTATCGTTTTCGCGGATTTCAAGTTCCGCCGGAAGATGATTATTTAGAAAGTAGAAAAATTGTTCTAACAAATTCGGATTGTAATATCATTTTATCAGCACCAAAAAAATCGACCACAGATTATTTTTATAAAAATACTGATGCAGACGAGGTAATTTTTATCCATAAAGGAACCGGAAAACTAAGAACACATCTTGGTAATATTGATTTTAAATACGGAGATTATTTAGTAATTCCGCGTGGAATTATATACAAACTAGATTTCGATGATGAAAATAATAGACTTTTTATTGTTGAATCTTATTCGCCTGTATACACCCCAAAAAGATATAGAAATTATTTTGGACAACTATTAGAACATTCACCATTTTGTGAACGAGATTTAAGAAGACCCCAAGAATTAGAAACTTATAATGAATTAGGAGATTTCTTAATCAAAGTAAAAAAACAGGGCGAAATTATAGAAATGATTTACGCTTCACACCCGTTTGATGTAGTTGGTTACGACGGTTATAATTTTCCGTATGCTTTTTCAATTCACGATTTCGAACCAATTACCGGTCGTATTCATCAACCGCCACCAGTGCACCAAACCTTCGAGACAAATGCATTTGTAATTTGCAGCTTTGTACCACGTTTGTATGATTATCACCCAAACTCAATTCCTGCACCTTACAATCATAGTAACATAGATTCAGACGAAGTTTTGTACTATGTAGATGGCGATTTTATGAGTAGAAACGACATCGATCAAGGTCATATTTCCTTGCACCCAGCCGGAATTCCTCATGGTCCACACCCAGGAGCAACCGAGCGTAGTATTGGGCATACAAAAACCGAAGAATTAGCCGTTATGGTAGACACTTTTAAGCCGTTACAGGTTACAGAAGAAGCCATGAAAATTGCTGACGAGGAGTATTATAAATCTTGGTTGGAGTAG